One window from the genome of Actinomycetota bacterium encodes:
- a CDS encoding energy-coupling factor ABC transporter permease, with protein MSHIHIPDGVLPVWLWLIGWIGAAILVGVMGRIALADDYRRKVPMLGVIAALMMVAMSSEIIPIAYHINLTVLGGILLGPVLSPIAAFIVVTTLALIGHGGVTVIGLNTIVIFSEMLVGWILFRALIGLFGKGRASIAAFATTIPSLALSTLLLVGIVWLGGGGDLTARETGALDPGNMRFENPFGDGVFKLKLLDDGAHGHDQEHGHEHEHDHAHDHAHEEEKTLSVTRFATVVFTLGPIGWLLEGLIIAAIIGFIAQARPSLVFEGALSGGRHSPPGDETGPHR; from the coding sequence GTGTCTCACATACACATTCCTGATGGCGTGCTGCCTGTCTGGCTGTGGTTGATCGGCTGGATCGGAGCGGCAATTCTCGTGGGCGTGATGGGTCGGATAGCGCTGGCCGATGATTACAGGCGAAAGGTTCCGATGCTCGGGGTCATCGCCGCGCTGATGATGGTGGCGATGTCGAGCGAGATCATCCCTATCGCGTATCACATCAACTTGACAGTCTTGGGCGGCATACTGCTTGGCCCGGTTCTCTCACCGATCGCAGCGTTTATCGTTGTCACGACCTTGGCTCTGATCGGCCACGGCGGTGTCACCGTTATCGGGCTGAACACTATCGTGATCTTTTCGGAGATGCTTGTCGGCTGGATATTGTTTCGTGCCCTGATCGGTCTTTTCGGGAAGGGCCGCGCGTCTATCGCTGCGTTCGCCACGACGATTCCATCCCTTGCGCTGTCAACACTTTTGCTCGTCGGTATCGTGTGGCTAGGAGGCGGAGGCGATCTCACCGCGCGGGAAACCGGTGCGCTCGATCCTGGCAATATGAGGTTCGAGAACCCGTTTGGTGATGGCGTCTTCAAGCTAAAGCTTCTGGACGACGGTGCTCATGGCCACGATCAAGAACATGGACATGAGCATGAGCACGATCACGCGCACGATCATGCGCACGAGGAAGAGAAGACGCTGTCTGTCACAAGATTCGCGACAGTGGTCTTTACGCTGGGACCTATCGGCTGGTTGCTCGAAGGACTCATCATCGCGGCGATCATTGGCTTTATCGCCCAGGCAAGACCCTCGCTTGTCTTCGAGGGCGCCTTGTCAGGGGGGAGGCATTCGCCGCCCGGAGATGAAACTGGGCCACATAGGTGA
- a CDS encoding ABC transporter ATP-binding protein encodes MPEEIVRVSCVKHSYEDGTEVDLCGLDFVALRGQRVAVLGPNGSGKTTLLYHILGLLRAQEGVVRVFGVDPSREWKMIRERIGVVLQNVEEQLLAPTVFDDVAFSPRQYGMAEEAVRRRVMETLELLGIAHLRDKVPHNLSGGEKRKVALAGALVMRPELLVMDEPFEGLDPASRDKMLELMRVLALNEVSIVMSTHDIDSVPLLADFAYVLAPGGRIAFTGTPAEVFSEANLLAAGNIKPPVLAELFARLGERSGDRPAPALSIEDAAESLLRWRNT; translated from the coding sequence ATGCCCGAGGAGATAGTGCGAGTCAGCTGCGTCAAACACTCATACGAGGACGGCACCGAGGTTGATCTGTGCGGCCTGGATTTCGTGGCGCTGCGCGGCCAGCGAGTCGCGGTACTCGGCCCCAACGGCTCGGGAAAGACCACGCTGCTCTACCACATCCTGGGACTGCTGCGCGCGCAAGAAGGGGTTGTGCGGGTCTTTGGCGTGGATCCTTCGCGAGAGTGGAAGATGATACGCGAACGAATCGGGGTCGTGCTCCAAAACGTTGAGGAGCAGCTCCTGGCACCGACAGTATTTGACGATGTTGCCTTCTCGCCGAGGCAGTACGGCATGGCGGAAGAAGCGGTGCGGCGCCGTGTCATGGAAACCCTTGAGTTGCTCGGCATCGCACACTTGCGCGACAAGGTGCCGCATAATCTGTCCGGTGGCGAGAAGCGCAAAGTCGCACTGGCCGGAGCGCTTGTGATGCGGCCCGAGCTGCTTGTGATGGACGAGCCGTTTGAGGGGCTGGATCCGGCCTCGCGCGACAAAATGCTGGAGCTGATGCGCGTGCTGGCGCTAAACGAGGTGTCGATCGTGATGTCGACACACGATATTGACAGCGTTCCGCTGCTGGCCGATTTCGCCTACGTGCTGGCTCCCGGCGGTCGCATCGCCTTTACCGGCACTCCCGCCGAAGTGTTCAGCGAAGCGAACCTGCTTGCGGCCGGGAACATCAAGCCGCCTGTGCTCGCCGAGCTCTTCGCCCGCCTCGGCGAACGGTCGGGCGATCGGCCCGCTCCAGCGCTTTCGATCGAAGACGCCGCCGAATCCTTACTGAGATGGCGCAACACCTGA